A region of Streptomyces sp. R44 DNA encodes the following proteins:
- the zwf gene encoding glucose-6-phosphate dehydrogenase, which yields MSAVHGANPLRDAADRRLPRIAGPSGLVIFGVTGDLSRKKLMPAVYDLANRGLLPPGFSLVGFARREWADEDFAQEVYEAVKQHARTPFREEVWQQLIQGMRFVQGDFDDDTAFEQLKSTIEELDKAQGTGGNFAFYLSVPPKFFPLVVQQLKKHGLADQKDGSWRRAVIEKPFGHDLVSAKELNEVVHEVFPPDAVFRIDHYLGKETVQNILALRFANTLFEPIWNRSYVDHVQITMAEDIGIGGRAGYYDGIGAARDVIQNHLLQLLALTAMEEPASFDADALAAEKTKVLGAVKLPKDLGKSTVRGQYAAGWQGGAKAVGYLQEDGIDPQSKTDTYAAIKLEIDNRRWAGVPFYLRTGKRLGRRVTEIAVVFQRAPHSPFDHTATEELGRNAIVIRVQPDEGVTVRFGSKVPGTQMEIRDVSMDFAYGESFTESSPEAYERLILDVLLGDSNLFPRVEEVELSWKILDPIEQFWDTHGKPAQYQSGTWGPVEADEMLARDGRSWRRP from the coding sequence TTGAGCGCAGTCCACGGAGCCAACCCGCTCCGTGACGCCGCAGACCGACGGCTCCCGCGCATCGCGGGGCCGTCGGGCCTGGTGATCTTCGGCGTCACGGGCGATTTGTCCCGTAAGAAGCTGATGCCCGCCGTCTACGACCTGGCCAACCGCGGCCTGCTGCCGCCGGGCTTCTCGCTCGTCGGCTTCGCCCGCCGCGAGTGGGCGGACGAGGACTTCGCGCAGGAGGTCTACGAGGCCGTCAAGCAGCACGCGCGCACCCCCTTCCGCGAGGAGGTGTGGCAGCAGCTCATCCAGGGCATGCGGTTCGTCCAGGGCGACTTCGACGACGACACGGCCTTCGAGCAGCTCAAGTCGACCATCGAGGAGCTCGACAAGGCGCAGGGCACGGGCGGCAACTTCGCCTTCTACCTGTCCGTGCCGCCGAAGTTCTTCCCGCTGGTCGTCCAGCAGCTCAAGAAGCACGGCCTCGCCGACCAGAAGGACGGCTCCTGGCGCCGCGCGGTCATCGAGAAGCCCTTCGGGCACGACCTGGTCTCCGCGAAGGAGCTCAACGAGGTCGTCCACGAGGTCTTCCCGCCGGACGCCGTCTTCCGGATCGACCACTACCTCGGCAAGGAGACCGTCCAGAACATCCTGGCGCTCCGCTTCGCCAACACCCTCTTCGAGCCGATCTGGAACCGGTCGTACGTCGACCACGTGCAGATCACCATGGCCGAGGACATCGGCATCGGCGGCCGCGCCGGCTACTACGACGGCATCGGCGCCGCCCGTGACGTCATCCAGAACCACCTGCTCCAGCTGCTCGCGCTGACCGCGATGGAGGAGCCCGCCTCCTTCGACGCCGACGCGCTGGCCGCCGAGAAGACCAAGGTCCTCGGCGCGGTGAAGCTGCCCAAGGACCTGGGCAAGTCCACGGTCCGCGGCCAGTACGCGGCCGGGTGGCAGGGCGGCGCCAAGGCCGTCGGCTACCTCCAGGAAGACGGCATCGACCCCCAGTCGAAGACCGACACCTACGCGGCCATCAAGCTGGAGATCGACAACCGCCGCTGGGCGGGCGTCCCGTTCTACCTGCGGACCGGCAAGCGCCTGGGCCGCCGCGTCACCGAGATCGCGGTCGTCTTCCAGCGCGCCCCGCACTCCCCCTTCGACCACACCGCGACCGAGGAGCTCGGCCGCAACGCCATCGTCATCCGGGTCCAGCCGGACGAGGGCGTGACGGTGCGGTTCGGCTCCAAGGTGCCCGGCACCCAGATGGAGATCCGGGACGTGTCCATGGACTTCGCGTACGGCGAGTCCTTCACGGAGTCCAGCCCCGAGGCGTACGAGCGGCTCATCCTCGACGTCCTGCTCGGCGACTCCAACCTCTTCCCGCGGGTCGAGGAGGTCGAGCTGTCCTGGAAGATCCTCGACCCGATCGAGCAGTTCTGGGACACGCACGGCAAGCCCGCGCAGTACCAGTCCGGGACCTGGGGTCCGGTCGAGGCGGACGAGATGCTCGCACGAGACGGCAGGAGCTGGCGCCGGCCATGA
- the opcA gene encoding glucose-6-phosphate dehydrogenase assembly protein OpcA produces MKTDLTDTTSSKINKALVLGRRAIGTPAVGMVLTLVIVTDEENAYDALKAANEASREHPSRTLVVIKRVSRSPRDRAKARLDAEVRLGADASTGETVVLRLYGEVVDHAQSVVLPLLLPDAPVVVWWPVNAPSDPANDPLGALAQRRVTDTYAAEQPIQELTARADAYTPGDTDLSWTRITPWRSMLAAALDQVVCEVTSAEVEGEEFNPSVELLAMWLADRLKVPVRRSKSAGPGLTSVRMETNAGPIVLDRPDGSLATLSIEGQPDRAVALKRRETAELIAEELRRLDPDDTYATALRFGVERLDEEAATTAPEPVAEAVTEAEAVVETAPAAKPAAKKTPAKKAAAK; encoded by the coding sequence ATGAAGACCGACCTGACGGACACCACGTCCTCCAAGATCAACAAGGCGCTGGTGCTCGGGCGGCGGGCGATCGGCACGCCGGCCGTCGGCATGGTGCTCACCCTCGTGATCGTCACCGACGAGGAGAACGCCTACGACGCGCTGAAGGCGGCCAACGAGGCGTCCCGCGAGCACCCCTCGCGGACCCTCGTCGTCATCAAGAGGGTCTCGCGCTCCCCGCGGGACCGTGCCAAGGCGCGGCTCGACGCCGAGGTCCGCCTCGGCGCCGACGCCAGCACCGGCGAGACGGTGGTGCTCCGGCTGTACGGCGAGGTCGTCGACCACGCCCAGTCGGTGGTGCTGCCGCTGCTCCTCCCGGACGCCCCCGTCGTCGTCTGGTGGCCGGTGAACGCGCCGTCCGACCCGGCGAACGACCCGCTGGGCGCGCTCGCCCAGCGCCGGGTGACCGACACGTACGCCGCCGAGCAGCCCATCCAGGAGCTGACCGCGCGCGCGGACGCGTACACCCCGGGCGACACGGACCTCTCGTGGACCCGGATCACCCCGTGGCGTTCGATGCTGGCCGCCGCGCTCGACCAGGTCGTGTGCGAGGTCACCTCGGCCGAGGTGGAGGGCGAGGAGTTCAACCCGAGCGTCGAGCTGCTCGCCATGTGGCTGGCCGACCGGCTGAAGGTGCCGGTGCGGCGCTCGAAGTCGGCGGGCCCCGGTCTCACCTCCGTACGGATGGAGACCAACGCCGGCCCGATCGTCCTCGACCGGCCGGACGGCTCGCTCGCGACGCTCTCCATAGAGGGCCAGCCGGACCGCGCCGTGGCGCTCAAGCGCCGCGAGACGGCCGAGCTGATCGCGGAGGAGCTGCGCCGGCTCGACCCGGACGACACCTACGCGACGGCGCTCAGGTTCGGTGTGGAGCGGCTGGACGAGGAGGCGGCGACGACCGCCCCCGAGCCGGTCGCGGAGGCGGTGACGGAGGCGGAGGCGGTCGTGGAGACGGCCCCCGCCGCCAAGCCCGCCGCGAAGAAGACCCCGGCCAAGAAGGCGGCGGCCAAGTGA
- the tkt gene encoding transketolase yields the protein MSTKPTTTDLEWTELDQRAVDTARILAADAVQKVGNGHPGTAMSLAPAAYTLFQKVMRHDPADPEWVGRDRFVLSAGHSSLTLYTQLYLGGFGLELDDLKAFRTWGSKTPGHPEYGHTAAVETTTGPLGQGVANAVGMAMAARFERGLFDPEAATGTSPFDHRVYVIAGDGCLQEGISAEASSLAGHQKLGNLILLWDDNHISIEGDTETAVSEDTMKRYEAYGWHVQRVEPQANGDLDPAALYTAIKAAEAETERPSFIAMRSIIAWPAPNAQNTEAAHGSALGDEEIAATKRLLGFDPEQTFEVGDEVIAHTRALGDRGREARAAWEKQLAEWRTANPERAAEFDRIQANELPAGWAEKLPVFEPGKGVATRAASGQVLQALGAVIPELWGGSADLAGSNNTTIDKTSSFLPEGNPLPEADKYGRTIHFGIREHSMAAEMNGIALHGNTRIYGGTFLVFSDYMRNAVRLSALMHLPVTYVWTHDSIGLGEDGPTHQPVEHLASLRAIPGLNVVRPADANETALAWREIMQRHTKVFGKGAPHGLALTRQGVPTYAPNEDTVKGGYVLFEAEGGSPEVVLIGTGSEVHLAVEAREQLQAAGVPTRVVSMPSVEWFEEQDQAYKDSVLPPSVKARVAVEAGIGLTWHKYVGDAGRIVSLEHFGASADAKVLFREFGFTPEAIVAAARESVAAAAR from the coding sequence GTGAGCACTAAGCCGACCACCACAGACCTCGAGTGGACCGAGTTGGACCAGCGGGCCGTCGACACCGCCCGCATCCTGGCCGCGGACGCCGTACAGAAGGTCGGCAACGGCCATCCCGGTACGGCGATGAGCCTGGCGCCCGCCGCGTACACCCTCTTCCAGAAGGTGATGCGGCACGATCCGGCCGACCCCGAGTGGGTCGGGCGCGACCGGTTCGTCCTCTCCGCCGGACACTCTTCCCTGACCCTCTACACCCAGCTGTACCTGGGTGGCTTCGGTCTTGAGCTGGACGACCTGAAGGCCTTCCGCACCTGGGGCTCGAAGACCCCCGGCCACCCGGAGTACGGCCACACCGCCGCCGTCGAGACGACCACGGGCCCGCTGGGCCAGGGTGTCGCGAACGCCGTGGGCATGGCGATGGCCGCCCGCTTCGAGCGTGGTCTGTTCGACCCGGAGGCCGCCACCGGCACCTCCCCGTTCGACCACCGCGTCTACGTGATCGCCGGTGACGGCTGCCTGCAGGAGGGCATCTCCGCGGAGGCGTCCTCGCTCGCCGGCCACCAGAAGCTCGGCAACCTGATCCTGCTGTGGGACGACAACCACATCTCGATCGAGGGCGACACCGAGACGGCCGTGTCCGAGGACACGATGAAGCGGTACGAGGCGTACGGCTGGCACGTCCAGCGCGTCGAGCCGCAGGCCAACGGCGACCTGGACCCGGCCGCGCTGTACACGGCGATCAAGGCCGCCGAGGCCGAGACCGAGCGTCCGTCGTTCATCGCGATGCGCTCGATCATCGCCTGGCCCGCCCCGAACGCGCAGAACACCGAGGCCGCCCACGGCTCGGCGCTCGGCGACGAGGAGATCGCGGCCACCAAGCGCCTCCTGGGCTTCGACCCGGAGCAGACCTTCGAGGTCGGCGACGAGGTCATCGCCCACACCCGTGCGCTCGGCGACCGCGGCCGTGAGGCCCGCGCCGCGTGGGAGAAGCAGCTCGCCGAGTGGCGTACGGCCAACCCGGAGCGCGCCGCCGAGTTCGACCGCATCCAGGCGAACGAGCTGCCGGCCGGCTGGGCCGAGAAGCTCCCGGTCTTCGAGCCGGGCAAGGGTGTCGCCACCCGTGCCGCCTCGGGCCAGGTCCTGCAGGCGCTCGGCGCGGTGATCCCGGAGCTGTGGGGCGGCTCGGCCGACCTCGCCGGCTCCAACAACACCACGATCGACAAGACGTCCTCCTTCCTCCCGGAGGGCAACCCGCTGCCGGAGGCCGACAAGTACGGCCGCACGATCCACTTCGGCATCCGCGAGCACTCCATGGCCGCGGAGATGAACGGCATCGCGCTGCACGGCAACACGCGCATCTACGGCGGCACCTTCCTGGTGTTCTCCGACTACATGCGCAACGCGGTGCGGCTCTCCGCGCTGATGCACCTGCCCGTGACGTACGTCTGGACCCACGACTCGATCGGTCTGGGCGAGGACGGCCCGACGCACCAGCCGGTGGAGCACCTGGCCTCGCTGCGCGCGATCCCGGGTCTGAACGTGGTCCGTCCGGCCGACGCCAACGAGACGGCCCTGGCCTGGCGCGAGATCATGCAGCGCCACACCAAGGTCTTCGGCAAGGGCGCCCCGCACGGTCTGGCGCTCACCCGCCAGGGCGTGCCGACGTACGCGCCGAACGAGGACACGGTCAAGGGCGGCTACGTGCTGTTCGAGGCCGAGGGCGGCTCGCCCGAGGTCGTGCTGATCGGCACGGGCTCCGAGGTGCACCTGGCCGTCGAGGCCCGTGAGCAGCTCCAGGCCGCCGGCGTCCCGACCCGTGTGGTCTCGATGCCGTCCGTGGAGTGGTTCGAGGAGCAGGACCAGGCGTACAAGGACTCGGTCCTGCCGCCGTCGGTGAAGGCCCGGGTCGCGGTCGAGGCCGGTATCGGTCTCACCTGGCACAAGTACGTCGGTGACGCCGGCCGGATCGTCTCCCTTGAGCACTTCGGTGCCTCGGCGGACGCGAAGGTCCTCTTCCGCGAGTTCGGTTTCACGCCGGAGGCGATCGTCGCCGCCGCGCGGGAATCCGTGGCCGCCGCCGCGCGCTGA
- the pgl gene encoding 6-phosphogluconolactonase, whose amino-acid sequence MSAPQLVVHRDKELMAEAAAARLITRIVDAQAARGSASVVLTGGRNGNGLLAALGAAPARDAVDWSRLDLWWGDERYLPEGDPERNVTQARAALLDRVPLDPARVHAMPASDGPYGSDVDAAAAAYAEELAAAAGPGDHGGVPTFDVLMLGVGPDTHVASLFPELPAVRETERTVVGVHGAPKPPPVRVSLTLPAIRAAKEVWLLAAGEDKAKAAAIALSGAREVQAPAAGAYGRSRTLWLLDAAAASELPRSLYPPASA is encoded by the coding sequence GTGAGCGCCCCCCAGCTGGTCGTCCACCGCGACAAGGAGCTGATGGCCGAGGCCGCCGCGGCCCGGCTCATCACCCGGATCGTGGACGCCCAGGCCGCCCGCGGCTCCGCCTCGGTCGTGCTGACCGGCGGCCGGAACGGCAACGGCCTGCTCGCGGCGCTCGGCGCGGCGCCCGCGCGGGACGCGGTCGACTGGTCGCGGCTCGACCTGTGGTGGGGCGACGAGCGGTACCTGCCCGAGGGCGACCCCGAGCGGAACGTCACCCAGGCCCGTGCCGCGCTGCTCGACCGGGTGCCGCTGGACCCGGCGCGGGTGCACGCCATGCCCGCCTCGGACGGTCCGTACGGCAGCGACGTCGACGCCGCCGCGGCCGCGTACGCGGAGGAGCTGGCCGCCGCCGCGGGTCCCGGTGACCACGGCGGGGTGCCGACCTTCGACGTGCTGATGCTGGGCGTCGGCCCTGACACCCATGTGGCCTCGCTCTTCCCGGAGCTGCCGGCGGTCCGCGAGACCGAGCGGACGGTGGTCGGGGTGCACGGCGCGCCGAAGCCGCCGCCGGTCCGCGTCTCGCTGACGCTTCCGGCGATCCGGGCGGCCAAGGAGGTCTGGCTGCTCGCGGCCGGTGAGGACAAGGCGAAGGCCGCGGCGATCGCGCTGTCGGGCGCGCGCGAGGTGCAGGCCCCGGCGGCCGGTGCCTACGGCCGCTCGCGGACGCTGTGGCTGCTCGACGCGGCGGCCGCGTCGGAGCTGCCGCGGAGCCTGTACCCGCCGGCCTCGGCCTGA
- the tal gene encoding transaldolase, with translation MTDALKRLSDEGVAIWLDDLSRQRITSGNLAELIDQSHVVGVTTNPSIFQKAISEGHGYDQQLADLAARKVTVDEAIRMITTADVRDAADILRPVFDATDGQDGRVSIEVDPRLAHETAATIAEAKQLAWLVDRPNTLIKIPATKAGLPAITEVIGLGISVNVTLIFSLERYRAVMDAYLAGLEKARERGLDLSKIHSVASFFVSRVDSEIDKRLTALGTDEAKALKGKAALANARLAYEAFEEVFSSDRWAALDKAQANKQRPLWASTGVKDPAYKDTLYVVDLVAPGTVNTMPEATLEATADHGEVTGDTIRGTYAQSRAELEAVEKLGISYDDVVQLLEDEGVDKFEASWNDLLKSTEAELQRLAPSEA, from the coding sequence ATGACAGACGCTCTCAAGCGCCTCTCCGACGAAGGCGTCGCGATCTGGCTGGACGACCTCTCGCGCCAGCGGATCACGTCCGGCAACCTGGCCGAGCTGATCGACCAGAGCCACGTGGTCGGTGTCACCACGAACCCGTCCATCTTCCAGAAGGCCATCTCGGAGGGGCACGGCTACGACCAGCAGCTGGCCGACCTCGCCGCCCGCAAGGTGACCGTCGACGAGGCCATCCGCATGATCACGACGGCGGACGTCCGTGACGCCGCCGACATCCTGCGGCCGGTCTTCGACGCGACGGACGGCCAGGACGGCCGGGTCTCCATCGAGGTCGACCCCCGTCTCGCCCACGAGACGGCCGCGACCATCGCCGAGGCCAAGCAGCTGGCCTGGCTGGTGGACCGCCCCAACACCCTGATCAAGATCCCGGCCACCAAGGCGGGTCTGCCGGCGATCACCGAGGTCATCGGCCTCGGCATCAGCGTCAACGTCACGCTGATCTTCTCGCTGGAGCGCTACCGCGCGGTCATGGACGCCTACCTGGCGGGTCTGGAGAAGGCCCGCGAGCGCGGCCTCGACCTGTCGAAGATCCACTCGGTGGCGTCCTTCTTCGTGTCCCGCGTGGACTCGGAGATCGACAAGCGCCTGACCGCCCTCGGCACCGACGAGGCCAAGGCGCTCAAGGGCAAGGCCGCCCTGGCCAACGCCCGTCTGGCCTACGAGGCGTTCGAGGAGGTCTTCTCCTCGGACCGCTGGGCCGCCCTCGACAAGGCGCAGGCCAACAAGCAGCGACCGCTGTGGGCCTCGACCGGCGTCAAGGACCCGGCGTACAAGGACACCCTGTACGTCGTGGACCTGGTCGCCCCCGGCACGGTGAACACCATGCCGGAGGCCACCCTGGAGGCCACCGCCGACCACGGCGAGGTCACCGGCGACACCATCCGCGGCACCTACGCGCAGTCGCGGGCCGAGCTGGAGGCCGTCGAGAAGCTGGGCATCAGCTACGACGACGTCGTCCAGCTCCTGGAGGACGAGGGCGTCGACAAGTTCGAGGCGTCCTGGAACGACCTGCTCAAGTCCACCGAGGCGGAGCTTCAGCGCCTCGCACCTTCGGAGGCGTAA